From a region of the Natronogracilivirga saccharolytica genome:
- a CDS encoding alpha-amylase family glycosyl hydrolase, with protein MLLTFSFVQNVTAQITTEPSFPSADRPVTITFDASDTNLEGYSGSLYAHTGLIVTEQDKNSGAWQYVIGNWGQNNVQPELDMIGQDLWELHIEDIYSFYDAPDTESIYQLAFVFRSSDGNSQTGDLFVDIYSELVVVRFDKPSLPQFGSLILSDDELLEVEMSANSLEYEIISIELLLNDDVVAVSDSAFLAYDIDIDATGRALITAVAEDSQGNKAENSFHTTVSPPVTEAPVPDGMELGINYHDQDDRATFVLWAPEKEFVYLIGDFNDWEPESDYFMARETARSDSVLYWITVDGLEPGVEYGFQYLIDGEIRMGDPFSHKVLSPWNDQYISGSVYPNLKEYPHGKTNHMVSVMQTGQEPYDWQSVDYQRPDQSELVIYELVIRDFLEDGTYRSLADTLDYLKRLGVNAIELMPVSNFDGNDSWGYNPNFHLALDKAYGPADEFRRLVDEAHKRDMAVILDVVYNHATGQSPLIRLYGESRERNPLIGPGHAFNVFNHLNHDHPFIKYWMDRANRYWMEEFNVDGYRFDLTKGFATNVQDGALLQGPNPERIVNLKRMADELWSFDPEAYIILEHFADNAEEKELAEYRLDDGMPGMMLWGNHNYNYSEASMGWHGGSRSNFSGVYHKNRGWDVPNLIGYMESHDEQWLMFKNLNYGNSMDGYDITELETALDRQKLAGAFFLTIPGPKMIWQFGELGYGGGPDECLKPGDGTDGECRPDDPGRTARKPIRWDYYDDPDRNALYQTWQWLLKLRHENPVFHDTATDVAMYGMNTASKTITLQYETMDVSITGNFGVIERDVFPRFTHEGTWYDYFSGDEIEVSSDMVGDSYSMSLPPGVFRIFTSEPVETPPAGLTPTSAAIDQDPSDLPERFTLDQNYPNPFNPATNIAFELPEAVQVKLHVYNIIGQRVSTLVNEFREAGSYTVVFDASQLGSGTYLIKMDAGGHRFTRKMMLIK; from the coding sequence ATGCTGCTGACATTCTCATTTGTGCAGAATGTCACGGCACAAATTACCACTGAACCATCCTTCCCTTCGGCAGACCGGCCGGTTACGATCACATTTGATGCTTCGGATACAAACCTGGAAGGCTACTCCGGCAGTCTTTATGCCCATACAGGACTCATTGTTACCGAGCAGGACAAAAACTCCGGTGCCTGGCAATATGTCATAGGCAACTGGGGGCAGAATAATGTCCAGCCGGAACTGGACATGATCGGACAGGATTTGTGGGAACTGCACATTGAAGATATTTACAGCTTTTATGATGCCCCCGATACAGAGAGTATCTACCAGCTCGCATTTGTATTCCGGAGCTCAGACGGCAATTCCCAGACCGGTGATCTGTTTGTGGATATATATTCAGAACTTGTGGTCGTCCGGTTTGACAAACCTTCGTTACCCCAGTTTGGCTCTTTGATTCTGAGTGATGATGAGCTGCTTGAGGTCGAGATGAGTGCCAACTCGCTGGAATATGAGATCATATCCATAGAACTCCTGTTAAACGATGACGTGGTGGCAGTGAGTGATTCCGCTTTTCTGGCATATGATATTGACATCGATGCAACCGGCCGCGCTCTTATTACCGCAGTAGCCGAAGATTCACAGGGCAACAAAGCCGAAAACAGTTTTCACACCACCGTAAGCCCGCCGGTCACCGAAGCACCGGTTCCGGATGGAATGGAGCTCGGGATCAATTACCATGACCAGGATGACAGAGCTACTTTTGTGCTCTGGGCTCCGGAAAAAGAATTTGTCTACCTGATCGGAGATTTCAATGACTGGGAACCTGAATCCGATTATTTCATGGCAAGGGAAACAGCCCGGTCCGACAGCGTGCTGTACTGGATCACTGTTGACGGACTTGAGCCCGGCGTCGAATACGGTTTTCAATACCTCATTGACGGGGAAATCCGGATGGGCGATCCGTTTTCACATAAAGTCCTGTCCCCATGGAATGACCAGTACATTTCCGGAAGTGTCTACCCGAACCTGAAGGAGTATCCCCACGGTAAAACAAACCACATGGTCAGTGTAATGCAGACTGGACAGGAGCCTTATGACTGGCAGTCCGTTGACTACCAGCGTCCCGATCAGTCCGAACTGGTTATCTACGAGCTCGTTATCCGCGATTTCCTGGAGGATGGCACCTACAGATCGCTTGCTGACACCCTGGACTATCTCAAGCGTCTCGGGGTTAATGCGATAGAGCTGATGCCGGTCAGCAACTTCGACGGAAACGACAGCTGGGGCTACAACCCGAATTTTCACCTGGCCCTGGACAAGGCGTATGGACCAGCCGATGAGTTCCGGCGTCTGGTTGATGAAGCTCACAAGCGTGACATGGCGGTCATACTCGATGTGGTCTACAATCATGCTACCGGGCAATCTCCGCTGATCAGGCTGTATGGTGAATCCCGTGAGAGAAATCCGCTCATAGGGCCCGGACATGCTTTCAACGTATTCAATCACCTGAACCATGATCATCCGTTCATCAAGTACTGGATGGACCGGGCCAACCGGTACTGGATGGAGGAGTTCAATGTAGACGGTTACCGGTTTGACCTGACCAAAGGATTTGCGACAAACGTTCAGGACGGGGCCCTGCTGCAGGGACCTAATCCGGAGCGTATAGTAAATCTGAAACGGATGGCTGATGAACTCTGGAGCTTTGATCCCGAAGCTTACATTATCCTTGAGCACTTTGCTGATAACGCCGAAGAGAAGGAGCTGGCAGAATACCGGCTTGATGACGGGATGCCCGGCATGATGCTGTGGGGTAATCACAACTATAATTACAGCGAGGCTTCCATGGGCTGGCATGGCGGCAGCCGGTCCAACTTTTCCGGAGTGTATCATAAAAACAGGGGATGGGATGTACCCAACCTGATCGGTTATATGGAGAGCCACGACGAACAGTGGCTGATGTTCAAAAACCTGAATTATGGGAACAGTATGGATGGTTATGACATTACCGAACTGGAAACAGCACTTGACCGGCAGAAGCTGGCCGGGGCATTTTTCCTGACCATTCCGGGTCCCAAAATGATCTGGCAGTTCGGAGAGCTTGGGTACGGCGGTGGTCCGGATGAATGTCTGAAACCGGGAGACGGTACTGACGGAGAATGCCGACCCGATGACCCCGGCCGGACAGCCCGAAAACCCATCCGCTGGGACTACTATGATGATCCGGACCGAAACGCCCTGTATCAGACGTGGCAGTGGCTGCTGAAATTGCGCCACGAAAACCCGGTATTCCATGACACAGCTACTGATGTGGCAATGTACGGCATGAATACGGCGTCCAAGACAATTACCCTGCAGTATGAAACCATGGATGTTTCAATAACCGGAAACTTCGGAGTGATTGAACGGGATGTATTTCCCCGCTTCACACATGAGGGCACCTGGTATGATTACTTCAGTGGTGATGAAATTGAAGTTTCTTCTGATATGGTTGGGGATTCCTACAGTATGTCTCTTCCTCCCGGAGTGTTTCGAATATTCACCAGTGAGCCGGTAGAAACCCCGCCTGCCGGACTGACTCCAACCTCGGCCGCCATCGATCAGGATCCGTCGGATCTGCCGGAGAGATTCACACTGGATCAAAATTATCCCAATCCGTTCAACCCGGCGACCAATATAGCCTTCGAATTGCCGGAAGCCGTACAAGTGAAGCTGCATGTCTATAATATTATCGGACAACGCGTATCCACACTGGTTAACGAGTTTCGCGAAGCAGGGTCGTACACGGTTGTTTTTGATGCCTCACAGCTTGGAAGCGGCACGTATCTCATTAAGATGGATGCCGGTGGACACCGTTTCACACGAAAAATGATGCTGATCAAATAG
- a CDS encoding LacI family DNA-binding transcriptional regulator produces the protein MSSTIYDIAREAEVSIATVSRVFNNSSSVTRKTREKVLAVAENLGYHPRALAQSLARKKTKIITVIVPVISNYFFMEVLAGMQDKIADYDYDLQIFNVKIADDLLNQADHIMKRGWGEGYVVISVHLADSEWELLDKYNVPVVLIDEYYPGFDTISVDSIEGAYTATSHLIEQGYTSIGMICAKPDSKPIIDRRLGYRRAMEDAGLLVDPGLIVTGDDMERDGFTENNGYQAMTKLIQNKQPPQACFCASDIQALGAIKAMRDNNVKIPVIGFDDLEFSEYVGLSTMRQPMYEMGALAIEKMVKRLEEKQSDITHTVFSPDLVLRTSSPDFAGITKTKDKPVTS, from the coding sequence TTGAGCTCAACGATTTATGATATTGCCAGAGAAGCAGAAGTAAGCATCGCTACCGTTTCCCGGGTCTTCAATAACAGCAGCAGTGTCACCAGGAAGACGCGGGAAAAAGTACTTGCTGTGGCTGAAAATCTCGGATATCATCCACGGGCACTCGCCCAAAGTCTGGCCAGAAAAAAGACGAAAATTATTACCGTTATTGTACCGGTGATCTCCAACTACTTTTTTATGGAAGTACTCGCCGGAATGCAGGATAAAATTGCCGACTACGACTATGACCTGCAAATATTCAATGTGAAAATCGCGGATGATCTGCTCAACCAGGCCGATCATATCATGAAACGGGGATGGGGAGAAGGGTACGTCGTCATTTCTGTGCACCTGGCTGATTCCGAGTGGGAACTGCTGGATAAATACAACGTGCCTGTTGTACTGATTGACGAATACTATCCCGGCTTTGATACCATCAGTGTCGATAGTATCGAAGGAGCCTATACGGCTACAAGCCATCTGATTGAACAGGGGTACACCTCCATAGGCATGATTTGCGCAAAGCCCGATTCCAAGCCGATAATCGACCGCAGGCTGGGCTACCGGCGGGCAATGGAAGATGCGGGTCTTCTGGTCGACCCCGGGTTGATCGTGACCGGTGACGACATGGAGCGTGACGGTTTTACCGAAAACAATGGCTATCAGGCAATGACAAAACTGATCCAAAACAAACAGCCTCCCCAGGCATGCTTTTGTGCGTCCGATATTCAGGCTCTTGGTGCCATCAAGGCTATGCGTGACAATAATGTGAAAATCCCCGTCATTGGCTTTGACGACCTTGAGTTTTCTGAATATGTCGGACTGTCCACCATGAGACAGCCCATGTATGAAATGGGTGCTCTGGCCATCGAAAAAATGGTAAAACGCCTCGAAGAAAAGCAAAGCGATATTACCCATACCGTTTTTTCACCTGACCTGGTGCTCCGTACAAGCTCTCCGGATTTTGCCGGAATTACGAAAACTAAGGATAAACCTGTCACTTCCTGA
- a CDS encoding T9SS type A sorting domain-containing protein — translation MNTVYRSIKRSFRSLAALLALTLLCSWSLNTAQAQVELSDAEWKIGFEEEDWVTADNTMRGGSLNPVTGNLLVVSRTGGPAIYVVDADDGSVTGELDMEGVSGGDFPINLIKVASDGVIYAANLSVPGSNYRLYRWADEDSEPTLAFEGNPNSTRMGDSFGMYEDDDKVVLMASGTGNDAIFTLTRDKQDDTYTDGLIEDIPAGYARGGFASVDGQDQVWINGYGTPLTLVDLESGDVLLEVPETAIPYQTMEVSFAQIGDRSIAALFPTDTEPEGQYVAIYDVTDAENIAKIGRTAQLGDEENLNGVGSIELDADNQMLYVVGTNNAVAKFDITPALEAVTVVLNFNAATVPDTLRAEDVVQVRGDYSPAGLTWGADSPVLAENIGGDYWQATISGAPGDTIIFKFWTGFSLDPEEPTANGGWEGGDDRMFVIPDDQTGIIASDLLFYNQVELFEEKADSIGIYFRVNIGAQVQQGQFNTDEDRVGVRGQPPLDWDETLFFLNKESRMEGSDNIFYSGVFYAAEDIIEQEGGFDFKFVTDIDGIGWEDGDDRPVRFGEIADTTLQYGFFSGEKPSPDEVELIEADIQFAVNVNVLSNLGIFDDAIDGVELRGNFNSWAGGDELTFNPTLDRYQITRDYSGGDLVSVGQRYAYKYFILWDESREDSESPNYIPGLDAEGAGWEEPGTTGGSDRIYFVTEDAEQTTYPDDPGYDYFNDLPGASVILQEFIEGEPETWPITFRIDMTRATEIPDAEDRFVPGEDSVFIAFEEQIFAFSQGFGTGPGSVEDASNIERNENYLLEDVDGDGIYEITVDAQLPSVNSFGFIIGYGQPNIGEGTITWNGGGFGSGRRYYQFAMPTQVVDFDGILVSYWPAEPDLDVLTWYGGENFNDEGLTVEAAPDYRALLTSSEDARIDTPVTYNLRQNYPNPFNPTTNIEFTIPESHDVRLEVYNILGRRVATLVNTYKNAGTHTVQFDASRLASGMYIYRLQAGDFVQQRQMMLVK, via the coding sequence ATGAATACTGTTTACCGTAGTATCAAACGGTCATTCAGGTCGCTGGCAGCGTTGCTGGCACTGACTCTGCTTTGTTCCTGGTCGCTGAATACGGCCCAGGCACAAGTGGAACTCTCCGATGCCGAGTGGAAAATCGGCTTTGAAGAAGAAGACTGGGTGACTGCTGACAACACCATGAGGGGCGGAAGTCTGAACCCTGTTACAGGCAATCTGCTGGTAGTCAGCCGCACCGGCGGACCGGCAATTTATGTCGTTGATGCTGATGACGGCTCGGTTACAGGTGAATTGGACATGGAAGGCGTTTCCGGTGGAGACTTCCCCATCAATCTCATCAAGGTAGCCAGTGATGGTGTAATTTATGCCGCCAATCTTTCGGTTCCCGGTTCCAATTATCGCCTGTACCGATGGGCCGATGAGGACAGCGAGCCGACACTGGCCTTCGAAGGGAATCCGAACAGCACGCGTATGGGGGATTCTTTCGGTATGTACGAAGACGATGACAAGGTTGTGCTCATGGCCAGTGGCACCGGCAATGATGCCATTTTTACCCTGACACGCGACAAGCAGGACGACACCTACACCGATGGTCTGATTGAGGACATCCCGGCCGGATACGCACGCGGCGGTTTTGCTTCGGTTGACGGACAGGATCAGGTCTGGATCAACGGATACGGCACCCCGCTGACACTTGTAGATCTGGAAAGCGGCGATGTTCTTCTCGAGGTGCCAGAAACGGCTATTCCTTATCAAACCATGGAAGTTTCCTTCGCCCAGATCGGTGATCGCAGTATCGCTGCATTATTCCCGACCGATACCGAGCCTGAGGGACAGTACGTAGCCATTTACGATGTTACCGATGCTGAAAATATCGCAAAAATCGGCCGCACAGCACAACTTGGCGACGAGGAAAATCTTAATGGCGTCGGCAGTATTGAGCTGGATGCAGACAATCAGATGCTGTATGTGGTTGGAACCAACAATGCCGTAGCTAAATTTGACATCACTCCGGCACTCGAGGCGGTTACTGTTGTGCTTAATTTCAACGCAGCAACCGTGCCCGACACCCTTCGTGCAGAAGATGTCGTACAGGTACGCGGTGATTATTCCCCTGCCGGTCTGACCTGGGGTGCTGACAGCCCGGTTCTGGCTGAAAATATCGGGGGCGACTATTGGCAGGCAACCATCAGCGGTGCTCCGGGTGATACCATAATCTTCAAATTCTGGACCGGGTTTTCTCTGGATCCCGAAGAACCAACTGCCAACGGCGGATGGGAAGGCGGAGATGACCGTATGTTTGTCATTCCTGATGACCAGACTGGAATCATTGCCAGTGATCTGCTCTTCTACAACCAGGTTGAACTCTTTGAAGAAAAAGCCGATTCCATTGGCATATACTTCCGGGTCAATATCGGCGCTCAGGTGCAGCAAGGCCAGTTCAATACCGATGAAGACAGAGTTGGTGTCCGCGGACAACCGCCCCTTGACTGGGATGAAACCCTGTTCTTTCTCAATAAGGAAAGCAGAATGGAAGGATCAGATAATATTTTCTACTCCGGTGTTTTTTATGCCGCTGAGGATATAATTGAACAAGAAGGTGGATTTGACTTCAAGTTTGTAACCGACATTGATGGCATCGGCTGGGAAGATGGTGATGACCGGCCAGTGCGGTTTGGTGAAATTGCCGACACAACACTTCAGTACGGCTTTTTCAGCGGTGAGAAACCGTCACCGGATGAAGTTGAGCTCATTGAAGCCGACATTCAGTTTGCCGTCAACGTCAACGTACTTTCCAACCTGGGGATCTTTGATGATGCCATCGACGGGGTAGAACTTCGCGGCAACTTTAACAGCTGGGCCGGAGGTGATGAACTGACCTTCAACCCGACCCTCGACCGTTACCAGATCACCCGGGACTATTCCGGCGGTGACCTCGTCTCCGTTGGACAGCGTTACGCATACAAGTACTTTATTCTCTGGGATGAATCCCGCGAAGATTCAGAAAGCCCGAACTACATCCCCGGTCTTGATGCCGAAGGCGCCGGATGGGAAGAGCCGGGAACGACCGGTGGTTCTGATCGTATATATTTCGTGACTGAAGATGCCGAGCAGACCACTTATCCGGATGATCCGGGCTATGATTACTTCAATGACCTTCCGGGTGCCTCGGTAATCCTTCAGGAGTTTATTGAAGGTGAGCCGGAAACATGGCCGATCACTTTCCGTATCGACATGACCCGTGCAACCGAAATACCTGATGCAGAAGACAGGTTTGTTCCTGGTGAGGATTCGGTCTTCATCGCTTTTGAAGAGCAGATCTTTGCTTTCTCTCAAGGGTTTGGCACAGGGCCGGGATCTGTTGAGGATGCTTCCAATATTGAGCGCAATGAAAACTACCTGCTTGAGGATGTGGATGGCGACGGAATCTACGAAATCACGGTAGATGCCCAGCTCCCGTCTGTCAACTCATTCGGGTTCATCATCGGTTACGGACAGCCCAATATTGGCGAAGGAACAATTACCTGGAATGGCGGTGGTTTCGGAAGCGGACGACGCTACTATCAGTTTGCCATGCCAACACAGGTCGTTGATTTTGATGGTATTCTGGTATCATACTGGCCGGCTGAACCTGATCTCGATGTACTGACATGGTATGGCGGTGAAAACTTCAACGATGAAGGCCTGACCGTTGAAGCTGCTCCTGATTACAGAGCACTGCTTACCAGTTCAGAGGATGCCCGCATAGACACTCCGGTTACGTATAACCTGAGACAGAACTATCCCAACCCGTTCAACCCGACCACAAATATTGAATTTACCATTCCGGAAAGCCATGATGTGCGGCTGGAAGTGTACAATATACTCGGTCGGCGGGTGGCGACACTTGTCAATACATACAAAAATGCCGGTACACATACTGTTCAGTTTGATGCATCAAGGCTGGCATCCGGCATGTACATCTATCGTCTGCAGGCAGGCGATTTTGTACAGCAGAGACAAATGATGCTCGTGAAATAG
- a CDS encoding PorV/PorQ family protein, whose protein sequence is MQARIFITLFLILVVGMADVAAQSVSKTGTTAGNFLKMPVGARSAALGGAVAASVNDPSAMRWNPAALTGFDRPEVMLDHAELFASIRHSYLGVVLPINGNSGIGLNITAMTMDDMEETTFDRPDGTGRMFGAYSYAAGVSYALKLLPNFSLGANVKFINETIWNTSASGIAFDIGTTYVTPFDDIVFGVSVTNFGQKFRMLGDDLLIPADVDRSSSGNNSEIPANLDTDRFDLPLGLSAGLLWHAFDTENMRVSLMASGQSPSDNYQNLSVAAELAFLNELITFRGGIPEIGLPQEDRMYKFALGAGLKYSFGNNLALDFGYAYQQHEHLGGTNRISASVAF, encoded by the coding sequence ATGCAAGCACGAATTTTTATAACTCTCTTTTTAATCCTTGTTGTCGGGATGGCAGACGTTGCCGCTCAGAGTGTCAGCAAGACCGGAACCACCGCCGGAAACTTTCTTAAAATGCCGGTAGGAGCACGATCTGCAGCACTGGGAGGCGCTGTTGCCGCATCCGTCAATGACCCGTCGGCCATGCGCTGGAACCCGGCTGCACTTACCGGGTTTGACCGGCCCGAAGTTATGCTGGACCATGCAGAACTGTTTGCCAGTATCCGGCACTCATATCTGGGCGTGGTTCTGCCGATCAACGGAAACTCGGGGATCGGACTGAATATTACGGCCATGACGATGGATGATATGGAGGAGACAACATTTGACCGTCCGGATGGTACTGGCAGGATGTTCGGCGCCTACAGTTATGCCGCCGGTGTCAGCTATGCCCTCAAGCTTCTGCCCAACTTCTCACTTGGTGCCAATGTCAAGTTCATCAATGAAACCATATGGAATACATCCGCAAGCGGCATAGCCTTTGACATCGGGACCACCTATGTCACACCGTTTGATGATATCGTATTTGGTGTGAGCGTGACCAATTTCGGACAAAAATTCCGGATGCTGGGAGATGATCTGCTAATTCCTGCTGATGTAGACAGGTCGTCCAGCGGTAACAACAGTGAAATCCCGGCCAATCTCGACACGGACCGCTTTGATCTGCCGCTCGGGCTCAGCGCCGGTCTTCTTTGGCACGCATTTGATACCGAAAACATGCGGGTAAGCCTGATGGCTTCCGGGCAAAGTCCCAGCGACAACTACCAGAATCTCAGCGTGGCTGCCGAACTGGCATTCCTGAATGAACTGATCACTTTCCGGGGAGGGATTCCCGAAATTGGTCTGCCTCAGGAAGACAGAATGTACAAGTTTGCACTTGGTGCGGGGCTGAAATACTCCTTTGGCAATAACCTGGCACTGGATTTCGGCTATGCCTACCAGCAGCATGAGCATTTGGGAGGGACAAACCGGATTTCTGCATCAGTTGCATTTTGA
- a CDS encoding TonB-dependent receptor, protein MKHLYRLHITLFLILFTAGTALAQAGFISGKVTDADDGEPLIGANVMIEGTDRGASTDLDGNFRILNVRPGTYTLVVRYIGYQTKFIEDVLVQSDLRTNLDIVLQEAVFEGQEIVVQATRDIVTRDRTSSESRVSREQLSAMPVQEVGDVLSLQAGVTQSSTGQIHIRGGRATEVAYIVDGIRVTDDFDRSLGVRIENQNIEELQVVSGAYNAEYGQAMSGIVNVTTRAGSNNYQGSIRTWAGDYLSADRHLYDGVAHNISDLRLSNQYNIEGSLSGPVMRDRLTFFVSGRYFETDGWFYGRNAYTPYGPMLEGTDDFGRPQFPRVPRDNPVNRFGDRIDGDLPWIDIINEDDNWIYYTDSGERDSTRVPMQQFNSFTGQYNLQWNVFRGLRLNLIGNYSIEEGDAGGGHNNRLVPGGVATFDRTRYYNNLRATITPSANTYMNFNAAMRTNHFEQRLFDDLNDPRYFNPDRISELPSRYAGGSGRFSIIGTDNYVEERTTTTYILKGDITSQINPVHQIKAGVEFQQDVIERDAFSLQPVGPNIDPLPDTDDLGVPIRDGRRREYYTRRPWLLSAFIQDRIEYESLIINAGLRFEYFEPNGRIPADSQDPDLFELPNDRHDDFWTSADPKFQLSPRLGVAYPISETGVIHFSYGYFLQLPEYERLYNGDRIVMPQTSGIFGVYGNPDLKPQQTIQYELGLQQQLIPGTVLEVSGFYRDIRDWISSGPTELTSNPGIRYGTWVNRDYANVKGVTATLTQQLGRRINMLFDYTFMVAEGTNSDPQAEFNAAVSRGDTTGTALTQMLQPLDWDRRHQLNATMFFASQNWGASLIGRYQSGEPYTADATYSTRTGITSLTYFEQNSLRKPDGLTFDINLYRGMEIGGATLRANLNIYNLLDTRNVNFVFADSGTADEPLPENQPAQIDPGYYDNPFFYTEPRRVQFGIEVSF, encoded by the coding sequence ATGAAACACCTATACAGACTTCACATTACTCTTTTTCTGATACTCTTTACCGCCGGAACAGCCCTTGCGCAAGCGGGATTCATATCGGGAAAAGTAACCGATGCCGATGACGGCGAACCGCTTATCGGTGCCAATGTCATGATCGAAGGAACAGACCGGGGTGCATCAACCGACCTGGACGGCAACTTCCGGATTCTCAATGTGCGGCCGGGAACATACACCCTTGTTGTCCGTTACATCGGTTATCAAACCAAGTTTATCGAAGATGTTCTGGTGCAAAGCGACCTGCGTACCAATCTTGATATCGTATTGCAGGAAGCCGTCTTTGAAGGTCAGGAAATCGTAGTACAGGCAACCAGAGACATCGTCACCCGCGACCGTACCAGTTCGGAATCCCGCGTATCAAGAGAACAGCTGTCAGCCATGCCTGTTCAGGAAGTAGGGGATGTGCTCAGCCTTCAGGCCGGGGTAACGCAAAGCAGCACCGGACAGATTCACATACGCGGCGGCCGTGCAACAGAAGTAGCCTATATCGTCGATGGAATACGCGTGACCGACGATTTTGACCGCTCTCTGGGAGTGCGCATAGAAAACCAGAATATTGAGGAGCTTCAGGTGGTTTCCGGCGCATATAACGCCGAGTACGGTCAGGCCATGTCCGGAATCGTCAATGTTACGACACGGGCCGGATCCAATAACTATCAGGGGAGCATCAGAACATGGGCAGGGGACTATCTGTCTGCTGACCGCCATTTATACGATGGTGTTGCCCATAATATCAGCGACCTGAGACTCTCAAACCAATACAATATCGAAGGAAGCCTTTCCGGGCCTGTGATGCGGGACAGGCTGACGTTCTTTGTCAGCGGACGCTATTTTGAAACCGACGGGTGGTTTTATGGCAGAAACGCCTACACGCCTTACGGTCCCATGCTGGAAGGGACGGATGATTTCGGCCGTCCGCAATTTCCAAGAGTACCAAGGGACAATCCTGTCAATCGCTTTGGCGACCGCATTGATGGTGATCTTCCCTGGATTGATATCATCAACGAAGACGACAACTGGATTTATTACACCGACTCGGGCGAGCGGGACAGTACGCGGGTTCCGATGCAGCAGTTCAACTCTTTCACCGGACAATACAACCTGCAGTGGAATGTGTTCCGCGGGCTGCGGCTTAATCTTATCGGAAATTACTCTATCGAGGAAGGTGATGCCGGAGGAGGCCATAACAACCGGCTGGTGCCGGGAGGTGTAGCCACATTTGACCGCACGCGCTACTACAATAATTTGCGCGCTACCATCACGCCGAGTGCAAACACCTACATGAACTTCAATGCCGCAATGCGTACCAATCACTTTGAACAGCGGCTCTTTGATGATTTGAATGATCCGCGTTATTTCAATCCGGACAGGATATCGGAACTGCCGTCACGATATGCCGGGGGATCAGGAAGGTTCAGCATCATCGGAACAGATAATTATGTGGAAGAACGAACTACGACCACATATATCCTCAAGGGAGACATCACCAGTCAGATCAACCCTGTCCACCAGATCAAAGCAGGGGTGGAGTTTCAGCAGGATGTAATCGAAAGAGATGCATTTTCGCTTCAGCCGGTAGGGCCGAATATTGATCCTCTTCCGGATACCGATGATCTGGGAGTGCCTATCCGCGACGGCAGAAGAAGAGAATACTACACCCGCCGGCCCTGGCTCCTGAGTGCGTTTATTCAGGATCGCATCGAGTATGAGAGCCTGATTATCAACGCCGGCCTCCGGTTTGAATATTTTGAGCCAAACGGCCGCATACCGGCCGATTCGCAGGATCCTGACCTCTTTGAATTACCAAATGACCGTCATGATGATTTCTGGACCTCGGCGGATCCGAAGTTCCAGCTGAGTCCGCGCCTTGGTGTGGCCTATCCCATCAGCGAAACCGGTGTCATCCACTTTTCTTACGGATACTTTCTGCAGTTACCGGAATATGAGCGGCTTTACAACGGAGACCGGATAGTGATGCCGCAGACATCGGGAATCTTTGGGGTGTATGGCAATCCGGACCTGAAACCGCAGCAGACCATCCAGTATGAACTGGGCTTGCAGCAGCAGCTGATTCCCGGTACGGTACTTGAGGTAAGCGGCTTTTACCGTGATATACGTGACTGGATTTCATCCGGACCAACCGAACTCACTTCCAATCCCGGCATCCGGTACGGAACCTGGGTGAACCGCGACTACGCCAATGTAAAAGGTGTTACAGCTACTTTGACGCAGCAGCTCGGCCGCAGAATCAACATGCTGTTTGATTATACCTTTATGGTTGCCGAAGGCACCAATTCCGATCCGCAGGCCGAATTCAATGCTGCTGTTTCCCGGGGAGATACTACGGGAACCGCACTGACGCAGATGCTGCAGCCGCTGGACTGGGACCGCCGCCATCAGCTCAATGCAACCATGTTTTTTGCAAGCCAGAACTGGGGCGCAAGTCTGATCGGCCGCTATCAAAGCGGTGAACCCTATACGGCCGATGCCACTTATTCAACGCGCACCGGGATAACTTCTCTGACCTATTTTGAGCAGAACAGTCTGCGAAAGCCTGATGGGCTCACTTTTGACATCAATCTTTACAGGGGTATGGAAATCGGGGGTGCGACGTTGCGCGCCAATCTGAATATCTACAATCTGCTCGATACCCGTAATGTAAACTTTGTCTTTGCTGACTCAGGTACCGCTGATGAACCGCTGCCGGAAAACCAGCCGGCACAGATTGATCCCGGGTATTACGACAATCCGTTTTTCTATACCGAACCCCGCCGTGTGCAGTTCGGAATTGAAGTCTCCTTCTAA